The Gemmatimonadota bacterium genome includes a window with the following:
- a CDS encoding ABC transporter ATP-binding protein, whose translation MTDPVFAARDLRFRYAGAARPAVAGVSLSVAPGSVQAILGPNGSGKSTLLRVLLGVLRPESGAARFWGRPVGEWARRELARRIGVVPQVEELVFPITVRELVAMGRYPHLGPFRSEGAPDRLAIAQALERCDVLELADRPVATLSGGERQRARMARALAQQPRALVLDEPTAALDIRHEMEIFELLADLAAREGVAVLLATHNINLASRYAAELLLLDRGAPAAQGPPAAVLREGLLERIYDWPVRVTHHPGPGRDEGAPQVVALAASPRAAPEA comes from the coding sequence GTGACCGATCCCGTTTTCGCCGCCCGCGATCTTCGCTTCCGCTACGCCGGCGCAGCCCGGCCCGCGGTGGCGGGCGTCAGCTTGAGTGTGGCCCCCGGTTCGGTGCAGGCCATCCTGGGCCCCAACGGCTCGGGGAAATCCACGCTGCTGCGCGTGCTGCTGGGCGTGCTCCGGCCGGAGTCGGGCGCGGCCCGCTTCTGGGGGCGGCCCGTGGGGGAGTGGGCGCGCCGCGAGCTGGCCCGACGCATCGGCGTTGTGCCGCAGGTCGAGGAGCTGGTCTTCCCGATCACGGTGCGCGAGCTCGTAGCCATGGGCCGCTATCCGCACCTGGGCCCCTTCCGGTCCGAGGGTGCACCAGACCGGCTCGCCATCGCCCAGGCACTGGAACGTTGCGACGTGCTCGAGCTGGCCGACCGCCCCGTGGCCACGCTCTCGGGCGGCGAGCGCCAGCGGGCGCGTATGGCCCGGGCACTGGCGCAGCAGCCGCGCGCCCTGGTGCTCGACGAGCCGACCGCCGCGCTCGATATCCGCCACGAGATGGAGATCTTCGAACTGCTGGCGGATCTGGCCGCGCGGGAGGGCGTCGCGGTGCTGCTGGCCACACACAACATCAACCTGGCCTCCCGTTATGCGGCCGAGCTACTGCTGCTGGATCGCGGGGCGCCGGCTGCGCAGGGCCCGCCCGCCGCCGTGCTGCGCGAGGGGCTGCTCGAGCGCATCTACGACTGGCCCGTGCGGGTGACGCATCACCCGGGGCCGGGCCGGGACGAGGGTGCGCCGCAGGTCGTGGCGCTGGCGGCGAGTCCGCGTGCCGCACCTGAGGCCTGA